The Neomonachus schauinslandi chromosome 11, ASM220157v2, whole genome shotgun sequence genome contains a region encoding:
- the NLRX1 gene encoding NLR family member X1 isoform X1 yields the protein MRWGRHLPRASWGSGLGGALQSADERIPFLIHWSWPLKGKLPIGLPRAFVRHRGSSAGSGSPSRSHGKLFQGISASEAVQGHRRNLAEWFSRLPREERQFGPTFALDTVHVDPVIRESTPDELLHPSAQLALEHQHPLAGLPTLALSQLFDPDACGRRVQTVVLYGTVGTGKSTLVRKMVLDWCYGRLPAFELLIPFSCEDLSSLGSAPASLCQLVAQRYTSLKEILPLMAAAGSRLLFVLHGLERLNLDFRLAGTGLCSDPEEPGAPAAIIVNLLRKYMLPEASILVTTRPSAIGRIPSKYVGRYGEICGFSDTNLQKLYFQLRLNQPDCGNGAGGAGVSATPAQRDSLVQMLSRNLEGHHQISAACFLPSYCWLVCATLHFLHAPTLPGQTLTSIYTSFLRLNFSGEMLDSTDPSKLSLMAYAARTVGKLAYEGVSSRKTYFSEEDVRGCLEAGLKTEEEFQLLHVFCRDALRFFLAPCVEPGHRDTFVFTVPAMQEYLAALYIVLGLRKTTLQRVGKEMAELVGRVGEDVSVVLGIVAKLLPLRALPLLFNLLKVVPRVFGRMVGKSREAVAQAMVLEMFREEDYYNDDVLDQMGASILGVEGPRRHPDEPPEDEVFELFPMFMAGLLSAHNRAMLAQLGRPIKTLDALENAQAIKKKLGKMGRQVLPPSELLDHLFFHYEFQNQRFSAEVLSSLRQLNLAGVRMTPLKCTVVAAVLGSGRHALDEVNLASCQLDPAGLHTLMPVFLRARKLGLQLNSLGPEACSVLRDLLLHDQCQMTTLRLSNNPLTVAGVALLVEGLVGNSSLTHLSLLHTGLGDEGLQLLAAQLDRNQQLQELNVAYNGAGDRAALALAQAARDHPSLELLHLYFNELSSEGRQALRDLSGTAKGGARVVVSLTEGTVVSEYWSVILSEVQRNLNSWDRGRVRRHLDLLLRDLEDSRGATLNPWRKAQLLRVEGEVRALLEQLGGLGS from the exons GTTGTTCCAGGGCATCTCTGCATCGG AAGCTGTCCAGGGCCACCGCCGGAATCTGGCCGAGTGGTTCAGCCGATTGCCCAGAGAAGAGCGCCAGTTCGGCCCGACCTTTGCACTGGACACGGTCCACGTAGACCCTGTGATCCGCGAGAGCACCCCGGATGAGCTGCTTCACCCATCGGCGCAGCTGGCCCTGGAGCACCAGCACCCCCTGGCCGGGCTCCCCACCCTGGCCCTGTCTCAGCTCTTCGACCCCGATGCCTGTGGGCGCCGGGTGCAGACAGTGGTGCTGTACGGGACGGTGGGCACGGGGAAGAGCACGCTGGTGCGCAAGATGGTCCTGGACTGGTGTTACGGGCGGTTGCCGGCCTTCGAGCTGCTCATCCCCTTCTCCTGCGAGGACCTGtcctccctgggctctgccccaGCCTCCTTATGCCAGCTCGTGGCTCAGCGCTACACGTCCCTGAAGGAGATCCTGCCTTTGATGGCTGCTGCTGGGTCCCGCCTGCTCTTTGTGCTCCACGGCTTGGAGCGGCTCAACCTCGACTTCCGGTTAGCGGGAACAGGGCTTTGCAGTGACCCCGAGGAGCCAGGGGCACCAGCTGCCATCATTGTCAACCTGCTGCGCAAGTACATGCTGCCCGAG GCCAGCATTCTGGTGACTACCCGGCCCTCTGCCATCGGCCGAATCCCCAGCAAGTACGTGGGCCGCTATGGTGAGATCTGTGGCTTTTCTGATACCAACCTGCAGAAGCTCTATTTCCAGCTCCGCCTCAACCAGCCGGACTGCGGGAACGGAGCTGGGGGTGCGGGTGTCTCGGCCACGCCAGCTCAGCGTGACAGCCTGGTGCAGATGCTCTCCCGCAACCTGGAGGGGCACCACCAGATCTCTGCCGCCTGCTTCCTGCCCTCCTACTGCTGGCTTGTGTGTGCCACCTTGCACTTCCTGCATGCCCCCACGCTGCCCGGGCAGACCCTCACGAGCATTTACACCAGCTTCCTGCGGCTCAACTTCAGTGGGGAGATGCTGGACAGCACTGACCCCTCCAAGTTGTCCCTCATGGCCTATGCAGCCCGAACCGTGGGCAAGTTGGCCTACGAGGGGGTGTCCTCCCGCAAGACCTACTTCTCCGAAGAGGACGTCCGCGGCTGCCTGGAAGCTGGCCTCAAGACGGAAGAAGAGTTCCAGCTGCTGCATGTTTTCTGCCGGGATGCCCTGCGGTTTTTCCTGGCCCCGTGCGTGGAACCAGGGCACCGGGACACCTTTGTGTTCACTGTGCCTGCCATGCAGGAGTACCTGGCCGCCCTCTACATCGTGCTGGGTTTGCGTAAGACGACCCTGCAGCGGGTGGGCAAGGAGATGGCCGAGCTCGTGGGCCGAGTCGGGGAGGACGTCAGCGTGGTCCTGGGCATCGTGGCCAAGCTTCTGCCCCTGCGagccctgcctctgctcttcaACCTGCTCAAG GTGGTGCCGCGAGTGTTTGGGCGCATGGTGGGTAAGAGCCGCGAGGCGGTGGCCCAGGCCATGGTGCTGGAGATGTTCCGAGAGGAGGATTACTACAACGACGACGTCCTGGACCAGATGGGTGCCAGTATCCTGGGCGTGGAGGGCCCGCGGCGGCACCCGGACGAGCCTCCCGAGGATGAGGTCTTTGAGCTCTTCCCCATGTTCATGGCGGGGCTCCTCTCTGCGCACAACCGGGCCATGCTGGCTCAGCTAGGCCGCCCCATCAAGACCCTGGATGCCCTGGAGAACGCCCAGGCCATCAAGAAGAAGCTGGGCAAGATGGGCCGGCAGGTGCTGCCCCCGTCCGAGCTCCTTGACCACCTCTTCTTCCACTACGAGTTCCAGAATCAGCGCTTCTCCGCCGAGGTGCTCAGCTCCCTGCGCCAGCTCAACCTGGCGGGTGTGCGCATGACGCCCCTCAAGTGCACGGTGGTGGCGGCCGTCCTGGGCAGCGGAAGGCATGCCCTGGACGAGGTGAACTTGGCCTCATGTCAGCTGGACCCTGCTGGGCTGCACACACTCATGCCTGTCTTCCTGCGTGCCCGGAAGCTGGG CTTGCAACTCAACAGCCTGGGCCCCGAAGCCTGCAGTGTCCTCCGGGACCTGCTGCTGCATGACCAATGCCAGATGACCACCCTGCG GCTGTCCAACAACCCGCTGACAGTGGCTGGTGTGGCCCTGCTGGTGGAGGGGCTGGTGGGGAACAGCTCCCTGACGCATCTGTCCCTGCTGCACACGGGCCTTGGGGACGAGGGCCTGCAGCTGCTGGCTGCCCAGCTGGACCGTAATCAACAGCTACAGGAGCTGAACGTGGCCTACAACGGTGCTGGCGACAGGgcggccctggccctggcccaggcTGCCCGGGACCACCCTTCCCTGGAGCTGCTGCA cCTCTACTTCAATGAGCTGAGCTCAGAGGGCCGCCAGGCCCTGCGGGACTTGAGCGGCACTGCTAAAGGGGGCGCTCGGGTCGTGGTGTCGCTGACAGAGGGGACAGTGGTGTCCGAGTACTGGTCGGTGATCCTTAGTGAAGTCCAGCGGAACCTCAACAGCTGGGATCGGGGCCGCGTCCGGCGTCACCTTGACCTTCTGCTTCGTGATCTGGAAGACAGCCGAGGGGCCACCCTTAACCCCTGGCGCAAGGCCCAGCTGCTACGAGTGGAGGGTGAGGTCAGGGCCCTCCTGGAGCAGCTGGGAGGCCTGGGAAGCTGA
- the NLRX1 gene encoding NLR family member X1 isoform X3 encodes MRWGRHLPRASWGSGLGGALQSADERIPFLIHWSWPLKGKLPIGLPRAFVRHRGSSAGSGSPSRSHGKLFQGISASEAVQGHRRNLAEWFSRLPREERQFGPTFALDTVHVDPVIRESTPDELLHPSAQLALEHQHPLAGLPTLALSQLFDPDACGRRVQTVVLYGTVGTGKSTLVRKMVLDWCYGRLPAFELLIPFSCEDLSSLGSAPASLCQLVAQRYTSLKEILPLMAAAGSRLLFVLHGLERLNLDFRLAGTGLCSDPEEPGAPAAIIVNLLRKYMLPEASILVTTRPSAIGRIPSKYVGRYGEICGFSDTNLQKLYFQLRLNQPDCGNGAGGAGVSATPAQRDSLVQMLSRNLEGHHQISAACFLPSYCWLVCATLHFLHAPTLPGQTLTSIYTSFLRLNFSGEMLDSTDPSKLSLMAYAARTVGKLAYEGVSSRKTYFSEEDVRGCLEAGLKTEEEFQLLHVFCRDALRFFLAPCVEPGHRDTFVFTVPAMQEYLAALYIVLGLRKTTLQRVGKEMAELVGRVGEDVSVVLGIVAKLLPLRALPLLFNLLKVVPRVFGRMVGKSREAVAQAMVLEMFREEDYYNDDVLDQMGASILGVEGPRRHPDEPPEDEVFELFPMFMAGLLSAHNRAMLAQLGRPIKTLDALENAQAIKKKLGKMGRQVLPPSELLDHLFFHYEFQNQRFSAEVLSSLRQLNLAGVRMTPLKCTVVAAVLGSGRHALDEVNLASCQLDPAGLHTLMPVFLRARKLGLQLNSLGPEACSVLRDLLLHDQCQMTTLRLYFNELSSEGRQALRDLSGTAKGGARVVVSLTEGTVVSEYWSVILSEVQRNLNSWDRGRVRRHLDLLLRDLEDSRGATLNPWRKAQLLRVEGEVRALLEQLGGLGS; translated from the exons GTTGTTCCAGGGCATCTCTGCATCGG AAGCTGTCCAGGGCCACCGCCGGAATCTGGCCGAGTGGTTCAGCCGATTGCCCAGAGAAGAGCGCCAGTTCGGCCCGACCTTTGCACTGGACACGGTCCACGTAGACCCTGTGATCCGCGAGAGCACCCCGGATGAGCTGCTTCACCCATCGGCGCAGCTGGCCCTGGAGCACCAGCACCCCCTGGCCGGGCTCCCCACCCTGGCCCTGTCTCAGCTCTTCGACCCCGATGCCTGTGGGCGCCGGGTGCAGACAGTGGTGCTGTACGGGACGGTGGGCACGGGGAAGAGCACGCTGGTGCGCAAGATGGTCCTGGACTGGTGTTACGGGCGGTTGCCGGCCTTCGAGCTGCTCATCCCCTTCTCCTGCGAGGACCTGtcctccctgggctctgccccaGCCTCCTTATGCCAGCTCGTGGCTCAGCGCTACACGTCCCTGAAGGAGATCCTGCCTTTGATGGCTGCTGCTGGGTCCCGCCTGCTCTTTGTGCTCCACGGCTTGGAGCGGCTCAACCTCGACTTCCGGTTAGCGGGAACAGGGCTTTGCAGTGACCCCGAGGAGCCAGGGGCACCAGCTGCCATCATTGTCAACCTGCTGCGCAAGTACATGCTGCCCGAG GCCAGCATTCTGGTGACTACCCGGCCCTCTGCCATCGGCCGAATCCCCAGCAAGTACGTGGGCCGCTATGGTGAGATCTGTGGCTTTTCTGATACCAACCTGCAGAAGCTCTATTTCCAGCTCCGCCTCAACCAGCCGGACTGCGGGAACGGAGCTGGGGGTGCGGGTGTCTCGGCCACGCCAGCTCAGCGTGACAGCCTGGTGCAGATGCTCTCCCGCAACCTGGAGGGGCACCACCAGATCTCTGCCGCCTGCTTCCTGCCCTCCTACTGCTGGCTTGTGTGTGCCACCTTGCACTTCCTGCATGCCCCCACGCTGCCCGGGCAGACCCTCACGAGCATTTACACCAGCTTCCTGCGGCTCAACTTCAGTGGGGAGATGCTGGACAGCACTGACCCCTCCAAGTTGTCCCTCATGGCCTATGCAGCCCGAACCGTGGGCAAGTTGGCCTACGAGGGGGTGTCCTCCCGCAAGACCTACTTCTCCGAAGAGGACGTCCGCGGCTGCCTGGAAGCTGGCCTCAAGACGGAAGAAGAGTTCCAGCTGCTGCATGTTTTCTGCCGGGATGCCCTGCGGTTTTTCCTGGCCCCGTGCGTGGAACCAGGGCACCGGGACACCTTTGTGTTCACTGTGCCTGCCATGCAGGAGTACCTGGCCGCCCTCTACATCGTGCTGGGTTTGCGTAAGACGACCCTGCAGCGGGTGGGCAAGGAGATGGCCGAGCTCGTGGGCCGAGTCGGGGAGGACGTCAGCGTGGTCCTGGGCATCGTGGCCAAGCTTCTGCCCCTGCGagccctgcctctgctcttcaACCTGCTCAAG GTGGTGCCGCGAGTGTTTGGGCGCATGGTGGGTAAGAGCCGCGAGGCGGTGGCCCAGGCCATGGTGCTGGAGATGTTCCGAGAGGAGGATTACTACAACGACGACGTCCTGGACCAGATGGGTGCCAGTATCCTGGGCGTGGAGGGCCCGCGGCGGCACCCGGACGAGCCTCCCGAGGATGAGGTCTTTGAGCTCTTCCCCATGTTCATGGCGGGGCTCCTCTCTGCGCACAACCGGGCCATGCTGGCTCAGCTAGGCCGCCCCATCAAGACCCTGGATGCCCTGGAGAACGCCCAGGCCATCAAGAAGAAGCTGGGCAAGATGGGCCGGCAGGTGCTGCCCCCGTCCGAGCTCCTTGACCACCTCTTCTTCCACTACGAGTTCCAGAATCAGCGCTTCTCCGCCGAGGTGCTCAGCTCCCTGCGCCAGCTCAACCTGGCGGGTGTGCGCATGACGCCCCTCAAGTGCACGGTGGTGGCGGCCGTCCTGGGCAGCGGAAGGCATGCCCTGGACGAGGTGAACTTGGCCTCATGTCAGCTGGACCCTGCTGGGCTGCACACACTCATGCCTGTCTTCCTGCGTGCCCGGAAGCTGGG CTTGCAACTCAACAGCCTGGGCCCCGAAGCCTGCAGTGTCCTCCGGGACCTGCTGCTGCATGACCAATGCCAGATGACCACCCTGCG cCTCTACTTCAATGAGCTGAGCTCAGAGGGCCGCCAGGCCCTGCGGGACTTGAGCGGCACTGCTAAAGGGGGCGCTCGGGTCGTGGTGTCGCTGACAGAGGGGACAGTGGTGTCCGAGTACTGGTCGGTGATCCTTAGTGAAGTCCAGCGGAACCTCAACAGCTGGGATCGGGGCCGCGTCCGGCGTCACCTTGACCTTCTGCTTCGTGATCTGGAAGACAGCCGAGGGGCCACCCTTAACCCCTGGCGCAAGGCCCAGCTGCTACGAGTGGAGGGTGAGGTCAGGGCCCTCCTGGAGCAGCTGGGAGGCCTGGGAAGCTGA
- the NLRX1 gene encoding NLR family member X1 isoform X2, whose translation MRWGRHLPRASWGSGLGGALQSAEAVQGHRRNLAEWFSRLPREERQFGPTFALDTVHVDPVIRESTPDELLHPSAQLALEHQHPLAGLPTLALSQLFDPDACGRRVQTVVLYGTVGTGKSTLVRKMVLDWCYGRLPAFELLIPFSCEDLSSLGSAPASLCQLVAQRYTSLKEILPLMAAAGSRLLFVLHGLERLNLDFRLAGTGLCSDPEEPGAPAAIIVNLLRKYMLPEASILVTTRPSAIGRIPSKYVGRYGEICGFSDTNLQKLYFQLRLNQPDCGNGAGGAGVSATPAQRDSLVQMLSRNLEGHHQISAACFLPSYCWLVCATLHFLHAPTLPGQTLTSIYTSFLRLNFSGEMLDSTDPSKLSLMAYAARTVGKLAYEGVSSRKTYFSEEDVRGCLEAGLKTEEEFQLLHVFCRDALRFFLAPCVEPGHRDTFVFTVPAMQEYLAALYIVLGLRKTTLQRVGKEMAELVGRVGEDVSVVLGIVAKLLPLRALPLLFNLLKVVPRVFGRMVGKSREAVAQAMVLEMFREEDYYNDDVLDQMGASILGVEGPRRHPDEPPEDEVFELFPMFMAGLLSAHNRAMLAQLGRPIKTLDALENAQAIKKKLGKMGRQVLPPSELLDHLFFHYEFQNQRFSAEVLSSLRQLNLAGVRMTPLKCTVVAAVLGSGRHALDEVNLASCQLDPAGLHTLMPVFLRARKLGLQLNSLGPEACSVLRDLLLHDQCQMTTLRLSNNPLTVAGVALLVEGLVGNSSLTHLSLLHTGLGDEGLQLLAAQLDRNQQLQELNVAYNGAGDRAALALAQAARDHPSLELLHLYFNELSSEGRQALRDLSGTAKGGARVVVSLTEGTVVSEYWSVILSEVQRNLNSWDRGRVRRHLDLLLRDLEDSRGATLNPWRKAQLLRVEGEVRALLEQLGGLGS comes from the exons AAGCTGTCCAGGGCCACCGCCGGAATCTGGCCGAGTGGTTCAGCCGATTGCCCAGAGAAGAGCGCCAGTTCGGCCCGACCTTTGCACTGGACACGGTCCACGTAGACCCTGTGATCCGCGAGAGCACCCCGGATGAGCTGCTTCACCCATCGGCGCAGCTGGCCCTGGAGCACCAGCACCCCCTGGCCGGGCTCCCCACCCTGGCCCTGTCTCAGCTCTTCGACCCCGATGCCTGTGGGCGCCGGGTGCAGACAGTGGTGCTGTACGGGACGGTGGGCACGGGGAAGAGCACGCTGGTGCGCAAGATGGTCCTGGACTGGTGTTACGGGCGGTTGCCGGCCTTCGAGCTGCTCATCCCCTTCTCCTGCGAGGACCTGtcctccctgggctctgccccaGCCTCCTTATGCCAGCTCGTGGCTCAGCGCTACACGTCCCTGAAGGAGATCCTGCCTTTGATGGCTGCTGCTGGGTCCCGCCTGCTCTTTGTGCTCCACGGCTTGGAGCGGCTCAACCTCGACTTCCGGTTAGCGGGAACAGGGCTTTGCAGTGACCCCGAGGAGCCAGGGGCACCAGCTGCCATCATTGTCAACCTGCTGCGCAAGTACATGCTGCCCGAG GCCAGCATTCTGGTGACTACCCGGCCCTCTGCCATCGGCCGAATCCCCAGCAAGTACGTGGGCCGCTATGGTGAGATCTGTGGCTTTTCTGATACCAACCTGCAGAAGCTCTATTTCCAGCTCCGCCTCAACCAGCCGGACTGCGGGAACGGAGCTGGGGGTGCGGGTGTCTCGGCCACGCCAGCTCAGCGTGACAGCCTGGTGCAGATGCTCTCCCGCAACCTGGAGGGGCACCACCAGATCTCTGCCGCCTGCTTCCTGCCCTCCTACTGCTGGCTTGTGTGTGCCACCTTGCACTTCCTGCATGCCCCCACGCTGCCCGGGCAGACCCTCACGAGCATTTACACCAGCTTCCTGCGGCTCAACTTCAGTGGGGAGATGCTGGACAGCACTGACCCCTCCAAGTTGTCCCTCATGGCCTATGCAGCCCGAACCGTGGGCAAGTTGGCCTACGAGGGGGTGTCCTCCCGCAAGACCTACTTCTCCGAAGAGGACGTCCGCGGCTGCCTGGAAGCTGGCCTCAAGACGGAAGAAGAGTTCCAGCTGCTGCATGTTTTCTGCCGGGATGCCCTGCGGTTTTTCCTGGCCCCGTGCGTGGAACCAGGGCACCGGGACACCTTTGTGTTCACTGTGCCTGCCATGCAGGAGTACCTGGCCGCCCTCTACATCGTGCTGGGTTTGCGTAAGACGACCCTGCAGCGGGTGGGCAAGGAGATGGCCGAGCTCGTGGGCCGAGTCGGGGAGGACGTCAGCGTGGTCCTGGGCATCGTGGCCAAGCTTCTGCCCCTGCGagccctgcctctgctcttcaACCTGCTCAAG GTGGTGCCGCGAGTGTTTGGGCGCATGGTGGGTAAGAGCCGCGAGGCGGTGGCCCAGGCCATGGTGCTGGAGATGTTCCGAGAGGAGGATTACTACAACGACGACGTCCTGGACCAGATGGGTGCCAGTATCCTGGGCGTGGAGGGCCCGCGGCGGCACCCGGACGAGCCTCCCGAGGATGAGGTCTTTGAGCTCTTCCCCATGTTCATGGCGGGGCTCCTCTCTGCGCACAACCGGGCCATGCTGGCTCAGCTAGGCCGCCCCATCAAGACCCTGGATGCCCTGGAGAACGCCCAGGCCATCAAGAAGAAGCTGGGCAAGATGGGCCGGCAGGTGCTGCCCCCGTCCGAGCTCCTTGACCACCTCTTCTTCCACTACGAGTTCCAGAATCAGCGCTTCTCCGCCGAGGTGCTCAGCTCCCTGCGCCAGCTCAACCTGGCGGGTGTGCGCATGACGCCCCTCAAGTGCACGGTGGTGGCGGCCGTCCTGGGCAGCGGAAGGCATGCCCTGGACGAGGTGAACTTGGCCTCATGTCAGCTGGACCCTGCTGGGCTGCACACACTCATGCCTGTCTTCCTGCGTGCCCGGAAGCTGGG CTTGCAACTCAACAGCCTGGGCCCCGAAGCCTGCAGTGTCCTCCGGGACCTGCTGCTGCATGACCAATGCCAGATGACCACCCTGCG GCTGTCCAACAACCCGCTGACAGTGGCTGGTGTGGCCCTGCTGGTGGAGGGGCTGGTGGGGAACAGCTCCCTGACGCATCTGTCCCTGCTGCACACGGGCCTTGGGGACGAGGGCCTGCAGCTGCTGGCTGCCCAGCTGGACCGTAATCAACAGCTACAGGAGCTGAACGTGGCCTACAACGGTGCTGGCGACAGGgcggccctggccctggcccaggcTGCCCGGGACCACCCTTCCCTGGAGCTGCTGCA cCTCTACTTCAATGAGCTGAGCTCAGAGGGCCGCCAGGCCCTGCGGGACTTGAGCGGCACTGCTAAAGGGGGCGCTCGGGTCGTGGTGTCGCTGACAGAGGGGACAGTGGTGTCCGAGTACTGGTCGGTGATCCTTAGTGAAGTCCAGCGGAACCTCAACAGCTGGGATCGGGGCCGCGTCCGGCGTCACCTTGACCTTCTGCTTCGTGATCTGGAAGACAGCCGAGGGGCCACCCTTAACCCCTGGCGCAAGGCCCAGCTGCTACGAGTGGAGGGTGAGGTCAGGGCCCTCCTGGAGCAGCTGGGAGGCCTGGGAAGCTGA
- the CCDC153 gene encoding coiled-coil domain-containing protein 153, whose translation MESAHETEAEPAMFLVGCKDSKEMPPKTKEKGKKTGAQKKKQNAGADVEAKSAHRRTVLEKELLQDHLALWRDEARRAKASEEQLRQRLQVLEAELEEARSEGKAIYAEMSRQCRALQKEMEIHSRKLEEEVTDLREQLETCQREAEAARQEAEQALGERDQTLAQLRAHMADMEPKYEEILHGSLDRLLAKLRAVKPQGDGAVLRLHAKYKEQLHQFGLNPLDL comes from the exons atGGAGTCTGCGCACGAGACAGAAGCCGAGCCCGCCATGTTCCTTGTGGGCTGTAAG gacAGCAAGGAGATGCCACCCAAGaccaaagaaaaagggaagaaaactggggcacagaagaagaaacagaatgcGGGTGCTG ATGTGGAGGCCAAGTCCGCGCACAGGCGGACAGTGCTGGAGAAGGAGCTGCTGCAAGACCACTTGG CTCTTTGGAGGGATGAGGCCCGCCGGGCCAAAGCTTCTGAAGAGCAGCTGAGGCAGAGGCTGCAAGTGCTGGAGGCTGAGTTGGAGGAGGCCCGAAGTGAGGGGAAGGCCATCTATGCAG AGATGAGTCGTCAGTGCCGTGCCCTGCAGAAGGAAATGGAGATCCACAGCAGGAAGCTGGAGGAAGAAGTGACGGACCTTCGGGAGCAGCTGG AGACGTGCCAGAGGGAGGCCGAGGCTGCAAGGCAAGAGGCTGAGCAGGCCCTCGGAGAGCGGGACCAGACTCTGGCTCAGCTTCGGGCCCACATGGCAGACATGGAGCCCAAGTATGAGGAAATCTTACAT GGCAGCCTGGACCGACTCTTGGCCAAGCTGAGAGCTGTCAAGCCTCAGGGGGACGGGGCTGTGCTGAGACTTCACGCCAAGTACAAGGAGCAGCTCCACCAGTTTGGACTCAACCCCCTGGATCTCTGA
- the PDZD3 gene encoding Na(+)/H(+) exchange regulatory cofactor NHE-RF4, protein MSACSYLHPSPPCRKFEFNPKWGIDNPVLSLAEDYDPSDLWSLQRPRFCLLSKEEGRSFGFHLQQELGRAGPVVCRVEPGTSAQHQGLREGDRILGVNDHVVECEDYAVVVRRIRASGPRVLLTVLARHVHDVAQAQQGNSAHLCPPLGPRVRPRLCHVVKDDSGFGFSVTYSHQGPFWLVLSPGGAAERAGVPPGARLLEVNGVSVENFTYSQLSRKLWQSGEQVTLLVAGPEVEEQCRQLGMPLAAPLAEGWALPTRPRCLHLKKGPQGFGFLLREEKGLDGRPGQFLWEVDPGLPAEKAGMQAGDRLVAVAEESVEGLGHEETVSRIRAQGSCVSLTVVDPKADRFFSMVRLSPLLFLDSTEAPASPQETCSASLVETKDLPDDGTATPPALGGSHQCSLYPGPGGAYGFRLSCVASEPRIFISQVTLGGSAARAGLQMGDVILEVNGYPMGGENDLEKLQQLAEAEPPLHLKLAARSCPGSEACNPPRFGEDWAPASELL, encoded by the exons ATGTCAGCTTGCTCCTACCTGCATCCCTCGCCTCCTTGCAGGAAGTTTGAGTTTAATCCAAAGTGGGGCATTGATAATCCTGTCCTCTCTCTGGCTGAAGACTACGACCCCTCTG ATCTCTGGAGCCTGCAGCGGCCTCGTTTCTGTCTGCTGAgcaaagaggaaggcaggagttTTGGCTTCCACCTGCAGCaggagctgggcagggctgggcctgtGGTGTGCAGGGTGGAGCCTGGCACCTCCGCCCAGCACCAGGGTCTTCGGGAAGGGGACCGGATCCTGGGGGTGAATGACCACGTCGTGGAATGTGAAGACTATGCTGTG GTGGTTCGCCGCATCCGGGCTAGCGGTCCTCGGGTGCTGCTGACGGTCTTGGCGAGGCACGTGCATGACGTGGCTCAAGCTCAGCAGGGCAACAGTGCTCACCTCTGTCCTCCTCTTGGCCCGCGGGTCCGGCCCCGACTATGCCACGTAGTGAAAGATGACAGTGGCTTTGGCTTCAGTGTCACCTACA GCCATCAGGGTCCTTTCTGGCTGGTGCTGAGTCCCGGAGGAGCAGCGGAGCGGGCAGGGGTGCCCCCGGGGGCCCGGCTGCTAGAAGTGAACGGGGTCAGCGTGGAGAACTTCACTTACAGCCAACTCAGCAGAAAG CTTTGGCAGAGTGGAGAGCAAGTGACCCTGCTGGTAGCAGGGCCAGAGGTGGAGGAACAGTGTCGCCAGCTGGGAATGCCCCTGGCCGCGCCCCTGGCAGAGGGCTGGGCGCTGCCCACCAGGCCCCGCTGTCTGCACCTAAAGAAAGGGCCCCAGGGCTTTGGGTTCCTGCTTCGTGAGGAGAAAGGTCTTGATGGTCGCCCTG GACAGTTCCTGTGGGAGGTGGACCCAGGACTACCAGCTGAGAAAGCCGGGATGCAGGCCGGGGACCGGCTGGTGGCTGTGGCTGAGGAAAGTGTGGAGGGGCTGGGCCATGAGGAGACGGTGTCCAGGATCCGGGCGCAGGGCTCCTGTGTCTCCCTCACTGTTGTCGACCCTAAGGCTGACCGCTTCTTCAGCATG GTTCGCTTGTCTCCACTTCTCTTCTTGGATAGCACGGAggctcctgcctctccccaggaAACCTGCTCAGCCTCTCTGGTTGAAACCAAGGACCTACCAGATGACGGGACAGCCACGCCTCCTGCCCTGGGCGGCTCCCACCAGTGCTCCCTGTATCCTGGGCCGGGCGGTGCCTATGGTTTCCGACTTAGCTGTGTGGCCAGTGAGCCTCGCATCTTCATCTCCCAG GTGACCCTAGGAGGCTCAGCGGCCCGGGCAGGGCTGCAAATGGGAGATGTGATTCTGGAGGTGAACGGGTATCCCATGGGTGGAGAGAATGACCTGGAAAAGCTTCAGCAGCTGGCCGAGGCTGAGCCACCCCTCCACCTGAAGCTGGCAGCGAGGTCTTGCCCGGGCTCGGAAGCCTGCAACCCCCCCAGGTTTGGAGAg GACTGGGCTCCAGCGTCAGAGCTGCTGTAG